Proteins found in one Anopheles aquasalis chromosome 3, idAnoAquaMG_Q_19, whole genome shotgun sequence genomic segment:
- the LOC126573998 gene encoding mpv17-like protein, which produces MATLLKAFGSFLTKHPLAGNSLVYGTLYVGAEFSQQTITRKILTDPPQNIDRPTLARYAIMGTFVYSPILYNWYKWLDKTLPGTAKRIIVKKLLLDQFILTPPLLVIFFTGMSLMERKPSITEECRQKFGATFARSCLFWIPAQTLNFVLVPPKFRVVYVGSCAFAWVNILCWIKRQQIVSTTKTAKSFE; this is translated from the exons ATGGCAACGCTTCTTAAAGCGTTCGGTAGCTTCTTAACGAAGCATCCTTTGGCCGGTAATAGTCTGGTATATGGGACGCTGTACGTTGGAGCAGAATTTTCTCAACAGACGATAACGAGAAAAATTCTG ACGGATCCGCCTCAAAATATTGATCGACCAACGTTGGCCCGGTACGCCATCATGGGCACGTTTGTCTATTCACCGATACTATACAATTG GTACAAATGGCTGGACAAAACATTGCCAGGTACCGCGAAACGGATTATCGTGAAGAAACTGCTTCTGGATCAGTTCATATTAACTCCTCCCTTATTAGTAATCTTTTTCACTG GCATGTCACTTATGGAACGAAAACCTTCCATCACAGAAGAGTGTCGCCAAAAGTTTGGTGCTACTTTTGCACGCTCCTGTCTCTTTTGGATTCCGGCTCAAACTCTCAACTTTGTTCTAGTACCACCCAAATTTCGCGTAGTGTATGTGGGTTCTTGTGCCTTTGCGTGGGTTAATATATTATGCTGGATAAAGCGTCAACAAATTGTTAGCACGACGAAAACCGCGAAAAGCTTTGAATGA